Proteins from a single region of Thunnus albacares chromosome 16, fThuAlb1.1, whole genome shotgun sequence:
- the ufl1 gene encoding E3 UFM1-protein ligase 1 — translation MAADWEEIRRLAADFQRAQFADTVQRLSERNCIEIIAKLVEDKKLDVVHTLDGKEYITPAQISREIRDELYVHGGRVNIVDLQQIINVDWVHVENRAGDIAKSDKGVQLVLGQLIDDTYLDRLAEEVNDKLQEAGLISIAELCKNYDLPGDFLTEELSKRLGRLIQGEMDQYNRGVIFTPAFVARHKARIRGLFSAITRPTPVSSMIGAFGFQEHLLYSVLEELVNTGRLKGTVVGGRQDKAVYIPDIYSKTQNAWVDSFLQQNGYLEFDALVRLGIPDPSSYIKKRFKSSKLLFLRAACVGQALVDQVEASVEEAVNSDTWTDIQPILPSCLSMEDIGMLINQAMRNTNVQSSARVLGGTVVVSEKFISSCLSLFDEAMQQKAQKEVKNNPVFLITEEDLKPSSLLTENSALSKKEKREAERRKKATEGSGSVKAGGGGNAREIRIRKTKKKGRKEEDSDEETGPSQQNRNKQTEVPFMAQEEIEAALEKRLSDCPEEILSELAEHLVRPLTKTYQEVLRSVFMSSTSSPSGANKKKSMKDLQEEITNLYNNIRLFEKGTKFFSDETQVLIAKHVLKTVCTDVTNILVNFLAADLMMSVENPSSITNEVRVKILGKLSEETKGPLMKLHNCLNGKTIEDFVTNIEISAEVCGFMLKKGDKKKERQALFLHRQALIEQLKETEDPALVLHLTCVLLFQASTHCMLHAPGRCVPQIIGTLTGRIPTEKQQLLSAYQSLVVKQLVSQSQGKKQEEAEGEEDKAEEQDEEAKSVRTQLMSLTPQVKELVLSQRKTSMTED, via the exons ATGGCAGCTGACTGGGAAGAAATTCGCCGGCTTGCCGCTGACTTCCAGAGAGCACAGTTTGCTGACACAGTGCAGAG GCTGTCGGAGAGAAACTGCATTGAAATTATTGCAAAACTGGTTGAAGACAAGAAGCTGGATGTGGTGCACACACTGGATGGAAAGGAGTACATCACTCCAGCTCAGATCAGCAGGGAGATCAGAGATGAACTCTACGTACACGGAG GACGAGTCAACATCGTGGACCTCCAGCAG ATTATCAATGTGGACTGGGTCCATGTTGAAAACAGAGCAGGTGACATAGCAAAGTCTGATAAAGGTGTTCAGCTTGTTCTGGGACAACTGATCGATGA CACCTACCTGGACCGTTTAGCTGAGGAAGTTAATGACAAACTGCAGGAGGCCGGTTTGATCAGTATTGCAGAGCTGTGTAAGAACTACGACCTCCCGGGAGATTTCCTAACTGAG GAGTTGTCCAAGCGTCTCGGGAGGCTTATCCAAGGAGAAATGGACCAGTACAACAGAGGGGTCATATTTACTCCAGCTTTTGTTGCTCGCCACAAAGCCAGGATACGAGGTCTTTTCAGTGCCATCACACG GCCAACACCTGTCAGCAGTATGATTGGAGCTTTTGGATTTCAGGAGCATCTTCTGTATT CTGTCCTGGAAGAGCTGGTGAACACTGGACGCCTAAAAGGAACGGTGGTTGGAGGGCGGCAGGACAAAGCTGTGTATATCCCTGATATTTACTCCAAAACACAGAATGCTTGGGTGGACTCTTTCCTCCAGCAGAACGGATATTTAG AGTTCGATGCGTTGGTCAGGCTGGGGATCCCCGACCCCTCCAGCTACATTAAGAAGCGCTTCAAGTCCAGCAAGCTGCTATTCCTCAGAGCGGCCTGTGTGGGTCAAGCTCTGGTCGACCAGGTGGAGGCCTCTGTGGAGGAAGCTGTCAACTCTGACACATGGACTGACATACAG CCGATTTTGCCGAGCTGCCTGTCGATGGAGGACATCGGGATGTTGATCAACCAGGCCATGAGGAACACTAACGTGCAGTCCTCTGCCAGGGTGCTGGGAGGCACTGTCGTTGTCAGCGAGAAATTCATTAGCAGCTGCCTCTCTTTATTCGATGAAGCCATGCAGCAGAAAGCGCAGAAG GAAGTTAAGAACAATCCAGTGTTTCTGATAACTGAAGAGGATCTGAAGCCGTCATCCCTGCTGACAGAGAACTCAGCACTGTcgaaaaaggaaaagagagaggcagagcgCAGGAAGAAGGCCACAG AGGGCAGCGGCAGCGTGAAAGCAGGCGGAGGAGGCAACGCCAGAGAGATCCGGATTCGTAAAACCAAgaagaaagggaggaaagaggaggacagCGATGAAGAAACCGGACCTTCGCAGCAAA ATCGCAACAAACAGACTGAAGTCCCCTTTATGGCCCAGGAGGAGATCGAAGCTGCTTTAGAGAAGCGACTGAGTGACTGCCCAGAAGAAATCCTCTCTGAGCTGGCAGAGCATTTAGTACG GCCTTTGACTAAAACCTACCAGGAGGTGCTGCGCAGCGTCTTCATGTCCTCCACCAGCTCTCCATCTGGAGCCAACAAGAAGAAGAGCATGAAGGATCTGCAGGAGGAGATCACCAACCTCTACAACAACATCCGACTGTTTGAAAAAGGCACCAAGTTCTTCTCAG ATGAAACCCAGGTCCTCATCGCCAAGCACGTCCTGAAGACCGTGTGCACAGACGTCACCAATATCCTGGTGAACTTCCTGGCTGCTGACCTGATGATGTCTGTGGAGAACCCCAGCTCCATCACCAACGAG GTCAGAGTGAAAATTTTGGGCAAGCTATCAGAGGAGACCAAAGGGCCTCTGATGAAGCTGCACAACTGCCTGAACGGCAAA ACAATTGAAGACTTTGTGACCAACATAGAGATCTCTGCAGAGGTGTGTGGCTTCATGCTGAAGAAGGGAGACAAGAAAAAGGAGAG ACAGGCCCTGTTCCTGCACCGCCAAGCTCTCATCGAGCAGCTGAAGGAGACGGAGGATCCCGCTCTGGTCCTCCACCTCACCTGCGTGCTGCTGTTTCAGGCCAGCACCCACTGCATGCTGCACGCTCCGGGACGCTGCGTGCCTCAGATCATCGGCACGCTCACAGGCAGGATACCCACG